Proteins encoded in a region of the Pelmatolapia mariae isolate MD_Pm_ZW linkage group LG16_19, Pm_UMD_F_2, whole genome shotgun sequence genome:
- the hcn5 gene encoding potassium/sodium hyperpolarization-activated cyclic nucleotide-gated channel 1, with product MEKLKGPNVACTKANCGWRALLLPQLNRQSLYVYGSEVAVEKECIRQLESGVFVIHPFSLMRSYYILIMMVITFLNLIGIPMEIAFLDGNSGLAWEGFNVFSDTLFLIDVALNFRTGIITEDAEEAILDIKRIRVSYLRTWFIPDVIAAFPIGYILLFAGLHYHNDDNPSKTNKMMRILMFVRILSLIRLARVSRLVRFFNEVEKVSNANLEVVRLFIRIMSLFTMIFLLCHWNGCIQYFVPMLEEFPNDCWVRKENLMNATVIVKYSWGVFRALSQMIALSYGSMDAPTNYVEMWIVMVSMVSGCLMYTVLVANATAMIANLDPAAKEYKSKMSRLEHYMTFMKLPPELQLRINNYYQARYGGKWFDEKDVMDTVSSALKEQIVTVMCSRLLRNVPMFQNRDQSFINTVLLKLQYEVFQEGDIIVRQNVPGDRMFFIDHGQVLVETDSYERELCDGDFFGETCVLNKGKHLATVKALTDCQCFSLSWDDFQDALEGFPDVRKDLEKMALLNSDGGLV from the exons ATGGAGAAATTGAAAGGTCCCAACGTAGCATGCACCAAAGCCAACTGTGGATGGAGAGCCCTGCTTCTCCCGCAACTGAACAGACAGTCCCTGTACGTGTACGGCAGCGAGGTGGCCGTGGAGAAGGAGTGTATCCGACAGCTGGAGAGTGGAGTCTTTGTCATTCACCCTTTCAGCCTCATGAG GAGTTACTACATCTTGATCATGATGGTCATCACATTTCTGAACCTGATTGGGATTCCCATGGAGATAGCCTTTCTGGACGGAAACAGCGGGCTGGCATGGGAAGGCTTTAACGTGTTTTCAGACACTTTGTTCCTAATAGATGTGGCACTGAATTTCCGGACGGGGATCATAACCGAGGACGCAGAG GAAGCAATTCTGGATATCAAGCGGATCCGAGTCAGCTACCTGAGGACATGGTTCATTCCAGACGTTATTGCAGCTTTCCCAATTGGCTACATACTGCTGTTTGCG GGACTACATTACCACAACGATGACAACCCCTCCAAGACCAACAAGATGATGAGGATACTGATGTTTGTGCGGATCCTCAGTTTAATCAGGCTGGCTCGAGTCTCCAGGCTGGTCCGGTTCTTCAACGAAGTGGAGAAA GTGTCAAATGCAAACCTGGAGGTGGTTCGCCTGTTCATCCGCATCATGTCTCTCTTCACTATGATTTTCCTGCTGTGCCACTGGAACGGATGCATCCAGTATTTTGTGCCTATGCTGGAGGAGTTTCCCAACGATTGCTGGGTCCGCAAAGAAAACCTGATG AATGCCACGGTCATCGTTAAGTACTCATGGGGTGTTTTCCGAGCTCTCTCCCAGATGATTGCTCTCTCTTATGGCTCTATGGACGCTCCAACAA ATTATGTTGAAATGTGGATCGTCATGGTCAGCATGGTGTCCGGATGTCTGATGTACACCGTCCTCGTGGCCAATGCGACAGCCATGATCGCCAACCTTGACCCAGCGGCCAAGGAGTACAAGAGCAAG ATGAGCCGTTTGGAGCACTACATGACCTTCATGAAGCTCCCTCCAGAGTTGCAGCTTCGCatcaacaactactaccaggcTCGCTATGGAGGGAAGTGGTTTGATGAGAAGGACGTCATGGACACCGTGTCCTCAGCACTCAAAGAG caaattgtgacagtgatgtgcaGCCGGCTGCTGAGAAACGTGCCGATGTTTCAGAACAGAGATCAAAGCTTTATCAACACCGTCCTCCTCAAACTGCAGTACGAGGTTTTCCAGGAAGGAGACATCATCGTCCGACAGAATGTCCCGGGCGACCGCATGTTCTTCATCGATCACGGCCAGGTCCTTGTGGAGACCGATTCCTATGAAAGGGAACTGTGTGATGGAGACTTCTTTGGAG AGACATGTGTGCTGAACAAGGGCAAACATCTGGCCACAGTGAAAGCACTGACCGACTGCCagtgtttctctctgtcctgggACGACTTTCAGGATGCGCTGGAGGGCTTCCCAGATGTCAGGAAGGACTTGGAAAAAATGGCTCTGCTCAACTCTGATGGTGGACTCGTGTAA
- the LOC134645662 gene encoding cytochrome c oxidase copper chaperone, whose amino-acid sequence MSALSAASVESAAVTESTQQKKPLKPCCACPETKKVRDACIIEKGEENCRDLIEAHKDCMRALGFKV is encoded by the exons ATGTCAGCCCTGTCTGCTGCCAGCGTCGAGTCTGCAGCTGTGACTGAGAGCACACAGCAGAAGAAGCCACTGAAGCCATGCTGCGCATgtccagaaacaaaaaaagtcagGGATGCTTG CATCATTGAAAAGGGAGAGGAAAACTGCAGGGACCTTATTGAGGCACACAAAGACTGCATGAGGGCACTTGGATTCAAGGTCTAA
- the popdc2 gene encoding popeye domain-containing 2 isoform X2, with the protein MSADNSSLLDSLLFPPLCDGWSNNTEGAIYQLGNTILFLGYMGGSGAYGCLFIFGFLCPGFLCLLLWGLLTVCGLDVFTWNLLLLLVCLLQLCHLLYRLHQEGIRGEELASLYQAVYLPLGVPVQVFKEIAKAFESKVLELKAGETYAVEGKTPIDQLSFLLSGRINVSLEGQFLHYIHRHQFLDSPEWESLRPNEEGKFQVTLTAEEDSRYISWRRRRLYMLISKDRYIARLFSVMLGHDIAEKLYNLNNKLYIKSGVLLDIRLPSLYHVLAPASQGSEGGSGSDGGPAREQQTEQQCQDPELTYQMPDRPKPQPLQPKPQGPMKTAVDEPLHDPYHPSWASDPELPIGGDGNLPPRFQRVRAPLAPTETPKL; encoded by the exons ATGAGTGCAGACAACTCTAGCCTGCTGGACAGCCTGCTCTTTCCCCCTCTCTGCGATGGCTGGAGCAACAACACAGAGGGAGCCATCTACCAGCTGGGCAACACCATCCTGTTTCTGGGCTACATGGGAGGAAGCGGGGCTTATGGGTGCCTCTTCATCTTCGGCTTCCTTTGTCCCGGTTTCCTGTGTCTTCTTCTGTGGGGATTGCTTACAGTGTGTGGCCTGGATGTCTTCACCTGGAACCTGCTTCTACTGCTGGTCTGCTTGCTTCAGCTCTGTCACCTCCTTTACCGGCTGCACCAGGAGGGCATACGAGGTGAGGAGCTGGCCTCCCTCTACCAGGCGGTCTACCTGCCCCTGGGCGTGCCTGTCCAGGTGTTCAAGGAGATTGCAAAGGCTTTTGAGAGCAAGGTGCTGGAGCTGAAAGCAGGAGAGACTTATGCTGTGGAGGGAAAGACCCCCATTGACCAGCTCTCCTTTCTGCTTTCTGGAAG GATCAACGTGTCTTTGGAGGGCCAGTTTCTGCATTACATCCACCGACACCAGTTCCTCGACTCTCCCGAGTGGGAGTCTCTTAGACCAAACGAGGAGGGAAAGTTCCAG GTGACCCTGACAGCAGAGGAAGATTCCCGTTACATCTCATGGCGTCGCCGCCGTCTCTACATGCTTATATCAAAGGATCGCTACATCGCCCGTCTCTTCTCTGTAATGCTGGGACACGACATTGCTGAAAAGCTCTACAACCTTAACAACAAGCTCTACATCAAAAGTGGCGTGTTGTTGGACATCCGCCTGCCCAGCCTCTACCACGTGCTAGCTCCTGCCTCGCAGGGCAGTGAGGGTGGCAGCGGCAGTGATGGAGGCCCTGCCAGGGAGCAACAAACTGAACAGCAGTGCCAAGACCCAGAGCTCACCTACCAGATGCCTGACAGACCTAAACCTCAGCCTCTCCAGCCCAAACCTCAGGGACCAATGAAGACAGCCGTGGATGAACCCTTGCATGACCCTTATCACCCTTCCTGGGCGTCTGACCCGGAGCTGCCCATTG GAGGTGATGGGAATCTACCACCTCGATTCCAGAGGGTCAGAGCGCCGCTGGCTCCCACTGAAACCCCTAAACTGTGA
- the popdc2 gene encoding popeye domain-containing 2 isoform X1 encodes MSADNSSLLDSLLFPPLCDGWSNNTEGAIYQLGNTILFLGYMGGSGAYGCLFIFGFLCPGFLCLLLWGLLTVCGLDVFTWNLLLLLVCLLQLCHLLYRLHQEGIRGEELASLYQAVYLPLGVPVQVFKEIAKAFESKVLELKAGETYAVEGKTPIDQLSFLLSGRINVSLEGQFLHYIHRHQFLDSPEWESLRPNEEGKFQVTLTAEEDSRYISWRRRRLYMLISKDRYIARLFSVMLGHDIAEKLYNLNNKLYIKSGVLLDIRLPSLYHVLAPASQGSEGGSGSDGGPAREQQTEQQCQDPELTYQMPDRPKPQPLQPKPQGPMKTAVDEPLHDPYHPSWASDPELPIGEDSTSLVLEDFADVAGSLTDYGSEREYLR; translated from the exons ATGAGTGCAGACAACTCTAGCCTGCTGGACAGCCTGCTCTTTCCCCCTCTCTGCGATGGCTGGAGCAACAACACAGAGGGAGCCATCTACCAGCTGGGCAACACCATCCTGTTTCTGGGCTACATGGGAGGAAGCGGGGCTTATGGGTGCCTCTTCATCTTCGGCTTCCTTTGTCCCGGTTTCCTGTGTCTTCTTCTGTGGGGATTGCTTACAGTGTGTGGCCTGGATGTCTTCACCTGGAACCTGCTTCTACTGCTGGTCTGCTTGCTTCAGCTCTGTCACCTCCTTTACCGGCTGCACCAGGAGGGCATACGAGGTGAGGAGCTGGCCTCCCTCTACCAGGCGGTCTACCTGCCCCTGGGCGTGCCTGTCCAGGTGTTCAAGGAGATTGCAAAGGCTTTTGAGAGCAAGGTGCTGGAGCTGAAAGCAGGAGAGACTTATGCTGTGGAGGGAAAGACCCCCATTGACCAGCTCTCCTTTCTGCTTTCTGGAAG GATCAACGTGTCTTTGGAGGGCCAGTTTCTGCATTACATCCACCGACACCAGTTCCTCGACTCTCCCGAGTGGGAGTCTCTTAGACCAAACGAGGAGGGAAAGTTCCAG GTGACCCTGACAGCAGAGGAAGATTCCCGTTACATCTCATGGCGTCGCCGCCGTCTCTACATGCTTATATCAAAGGATCGCTACATCGCCCGTCTCTTCTCTGTAATGCTGGGACACGACATTGCTGAAAAGCTCTACAACCTTAACAACAAGCTCTACATCAAAAGTGGCGTGTTGTTGGACATCCGCCTGCCCAGCCTCTACCACGTGCTAGCTCCTGCCTCGCAGGGCAGTGAGGGTGGCAGCGGCAGTGATGGAGGCCCTGCCAGGGAGCAACAAACTGAACAGCAGTGCCAAGACCCAGAGCTCACCTACCAGATGCCTGACAGACCTAAACCTCAGCCTCTCCAGCCCAAACCTCAGGGACCAATGAAGACAGCCGTGGATGAACCCTTGCATGACCCTTATCACCCTTCCTGGGCGTCTGACCCGGAGCTGCCCATTGGTGAGGACTCCACCAGCCTGGTCCTGGAGGACTTTGCTGATGTGGCGGGCTCCTTAACGGATTATGGCAGTGAGAGGGAATATTTGAGGTAG